A genomic region of Lachnoclostridium edouardi contains the following coding sequences:
- a CDS encoding PhnE/PtxC family ABC transporter permease: protein MNVNYNELAVNLELKPAKTKNVTRIPVKCRQRNQVIPIFLISVGALSILSLIYLEIDWGKMISRIPEVGKVFWYLAHLNISHIDLVFSSLIETISIAVLSLLYSLVLGILFGMLAARNVFGIPVLSVITQSFFTFLRAVPTPVWVLLMLVCLGMGPEAGVAGLCVHTTAFFTKSFAQSFESISSETIEALEVTGTSRLSIFTNTILPAAFSQIVAWAGMRLETNFSECAILGMVGAGGIGYVISNSLQGYNYGTAGTAILLVFIVAYSIERIFIRIKKKFTY, encoded by the coding sequence ATGAATGTAAATTATAATGAACTTGCCGTGAACCTGGAATTGAAACCGGCTAAAACAAAAAATGTTACCAGGATTCCGGTAAAATGCAGGCAGAGAAACCAAGTAATCCCTATTTTTCTTATTTCTGTTGGGGCCTTATCAATTTTAAGTCTGATTTATCTGGAAATTGACTGGGGAAAAATGATATCCCGCATTCCTGAGGTGGGAAAAGTATTTTGGTATTTGGCGCATCTAAATATCTCCCATATAGACCTGGTATTTTCTTCTTTAATAGAGACAATATCCATTGCAGTATTGTCTTTATTATACAGCTTAGTTTTAGGAATTTTGTTTGGAATGCTGGCGGCGCGAAATGTATTTGGGATTCCCGTTCTGTCTGTAATTACCCAGTCTTTTTTTACCTTCCTCAGGGCGGTGCCAACCCCTGTGTGGGTACTTCTTATGCTGGTATGTTTAGGCATGGGACCAGAGGCGGGAGTAGCGGGACTTTGTGTTCACACAACTGCATTTTTTACAAAATCATTTGCCCAGAGCTTTGAAAGTATTTCAAGTGAAACAATTGAAGCCCTGGAAGTTACAGGCACCAGCCGCCTTAGTATTTTTACAAATACAATTTTGCCGGCCGCTTTTTCTCAGATTGTTGCATGGGCGGGAATGCGCCTGGAAACCAACTTTTCTGAGTGCGCAATTCTTGGAATGGTGGGGGCCGGAGGCATTGGCTATGTGATTTCCAACAGCTTGCAGGGCTATAATTACGGCACGGCCGGCACAGCTATTTTGCTTGTGTTTATAGTAGCGTATTCTATTGAAAGAATTTTTATAAGAATCAAGAAAAAGTTTACTTATTAA
- a CDS encoding sensor histidine kinase, protein MKSNLSRKYYGRIVTNIVFSGAVTCLILVFLVTNLSTLAEYLISRGGSNPFLEMMAESGTVMVLLYVILGILIFSVSFLMLQERSIRYIEALSEAIRKVSEGDLNTFVEVVGDDEFSGMAENLNKMVGEIRELMDKEREAERTKNELITNVAHDLRTPLTSIIGYLELLSGKVQLPAEMQHKYIDIAYTKAKRLEKLIEDLFGFTKLNYGKISMKIAKVDIIKLLSQLLEEFYPSFADKNLSYELQSNVPAKTIMADGNLLARLFDNLINNAIKYGADGKRVLVKIYAEEEVVTVSVINYGYVIPEEELPLIFNKFYRVEHSRSTNTGGTGLGLAIAKNIVDMHGGTIDVSSDMEGTVFTICLRVNFDINKENFGKIG, encoded by the coding sequence TTGAAAAGTAACCTGAGCAGAAAATATTATGGACGGATTGTTACAAACATTGTATTCAGCGGGGCAGTAACCTGCCTGATTCTTGTTTTCCTGGTAACGAATCTGTCTACTTTGGCTGAATATCTAATATCCAGGGGAGGCTCTAACCCTTTTTTGGAGATGATGGCAGAGTCAGGGACAGTTATGGTGCTTCTATATGTAATATTAGGCATTCTCATATTTTCCGTCTCTTTTTTAATGCTGCAGGAGCGTTCTATCCGGTATATTGAGGCTTTGTCAGAAGCCATCAGAAAGGTGTCGGAGGGAGATCTGAACACCTTTGTGGAGGTGGTAGGGGACGACGAGTTTTCCGGCATGGCAGAAAATTTAAACAAGATGGTGGGAGAAATCAGGGAGCTGATGGATAAGGAGAGGGAGGCAGAAAGGACGAAAAACGAGCTGATTACAAATGTGGCCCACGACCTGAGAACGCCTCTTACCTCTATTATTGGTTATTTGGAGCTGCTTTCCGGAAAAGTGCAGCTGCCTGCTGAGATGCAGCACAAATATATTGATATTGCATATACAAAGGCCAAACGTCTGGAAAAGCTTATTGAAGATTTGTTTGGCTTTACAAAGCTGAATTACGGAAAGATTTCCATGAAAATAGCTAAGGTAGACATTATTAAGCTGTTAAGTCAGCTTTTAGAGGAATTTTACCCTAGTTTTGCAGATAAGAATTTGTCTTATGAGCTGCAGTCCAACGTACCTGCAAAAACCATTATGGCTGACGGAAATCTGCTTGCCCGCCTGTTTGACAATTTGATTAATAACGCCATTAAATACGGCGCTGACGGAAAAAGAGTGTTGGTAAAGATTTATGCTGAGGAGGAGGTAGTGACTGTTTCTGTAATTAATTACGGATATGTGATTCCAGAGGAAGAGCTGCCTTTGATTTTTAATAAGTTTTACAGAGTGGAGCATTCCAGATCCACCAACACAGGAGGGACAGGCTTAGGCCTGGCTATTGCAAAGAATATTGTAGATATGCACGGCGGCACCATTGATGTTTCCAGCGACATGGAAGGAACTGTATTTACAATTTGCCTTAGAGTAAATTTTGATATTAACAAAGAAAACTTTGGGAAGATTGGATGA
- the phnX gene encoding phosphonoacetaldehyde hydrolase, with translation MNVKKNNKVQLIVFDWAGTTVDYASSAPGTVFDRIFTLAGIHLTREEINGPMGMEKKAHIRELLSCESGNRQWQQTYGRPWNEDDVENLYEQFEEALYQVVVEYSSPIPGVVETVNGLKKQGLKIGSTTGYTSQMMEQVIPKAAAMGYSADCVVTPDVTGKSRPTPFMLFECMRQMNVYPPCTVVKVGDTALDMMEGKNGGAWSIGILKGSNLLGLTQQEYENMDQENLEKCKKEAAKRYREAGADIVIDSILDLPEAILEINRRLEKMEEAVK, from the coding sequence ATGAATGTAAAAAAGAACAATAAAGTTCAGTTAATTGTATTTGATTGGGCCGGCACTACTGTAGATTATGCTTCCAGCGCTCCAGGCACAGTATTTGACCGTATATTTACCTTAGCCGGCATTCATCTTACCAGGGAAGAAATTAATGGTCCTATGGGAATGGAAAAAAAGGCCCATATCCGGGAGCTGTTATCATGTGAATCTGGAAACAGGCAGTGGCAGCAGACATATGGCCGTCCCTGGAATGAGGATGATGTAGAAAATTTGTATGAACAATTTGAGGAGGCGTTGTACCAGGTGGTAGTTGAATACAGCTCTCCAATTCCAGGGGTAGTGGAGACTGTAAATGGGCTGAAAAAGCAGGGGCTGAAAATCGGATCTACTACTGGTTACACCTCACAAATGATGGAGCAGGTTATTCCCAAGGCGGCTGCTATGGGGTACAGCGCAGACTGTGTAGTTACTCCAGATGTAACAGGGAAAAGCCGTCCCACCCCGTTTATGTTATTTGAATGTATGCGTCAGATGAACGTATATCCTCCATGCACTGTGGTAAAAGTAGGGGACACAGCTTTGGATATGATGGAAGGAAAAAATGGGGGAGCCTGGAGTATTGGAATTTTAAAGGGTTCTAATTTATTGGGACTTACCCAACAGGAATATGAAAATATGGACCAGGAAAACCTGGAAAAATGCAAAAAGGAAGCAGCAAAAAGGTACAGGGAGGCAGGAGCAGATATAGTAATTGATTCCATTTTAGATTTACCTGAAGCCATTTTAGAGATTAACCGCCGCTTAGAGAAAATGGAGGAGGCAGTAAAATGA
- a CDS encoding PhnE/PtxC family ABC transporter permease, with protein sequence MTRRIPLIAHDLRKLYTGFLAAAVILFMICSFLTNFNIMTLIANGDAFWEFITQDFLPPALPKSSRIPGILSSVLVTLALAMSATTVAAVLAFFVSLFGSEKVSPFPKAAKFVRGSATFLRNIPALVWAFILFSSLGIGTGVGFVALFITSFAFMVRAFVETMEDVSQDCVESLLAVGATFPQRVWQAILPSCLSGFLSWFLYCVEINIRASTIVGMVGGGGVGLTLFSYIKGFQYDIAFSIILLIALMVIVVDQITGRLRRELLK encoded by the coding sequence GTGACAAGACGGATACCGCTGATTGCGCATGATTTAAGAAAACTGTACACTGGATTTTTGGCTGCTGCTGTGATTTTGTTTATGATATGCAGCTTTCTTACAAATTTTAATATAATGACATTAATAGCAAACGGGGATGCCTTCTGGGAATTTATTACACAGGATTTTTTGCCTCCCGCCCTGCCTAAATCAAGCAGAATACCAGGAATACTCTCCAGTGTGCTGGTAACGTTGGCCCTGGCTATGTCAGCCACCACAGTAGCTGCTGTTCTGGCATTCTTTGTGTCCCTATTTGGCAGTGAGAAGGTTTCTCCCTTTCCTAAGGCGGCGAAATTCGTCCGGGGATCTGCCACCTTTCTTAGAAATATACCTGCTTTAGTATGGGCCTTTATACTATTTTCTTCTCTGGGAATTGGTACGGGAGTAGGCTTTGTAGCTTTATTTATTACCAGCTTTGCTTTTATGGTCCGCGCATTTGTGGAAACTATGGAGGATGTGTCCCAGGACTGTGTAGAAAGCTTGCTGGCAGTAGGCGCAACCTTTCCCCAAAGAGTGTGGCAGGCAATTCTTCCCTCCTGCCTCAGCGGTTTTTTGTCCTGGTTTCTTTACTGTGTGGAAATTAATATTCGCGCTTCTACAATTGTGGGAATGGTTGGAGGCGGAGGCGTGGGCTTAACTTTGTTTTCCTACATAAAAGGTTTTCAGTATGACATTGCCTTTAGTATTATCCTGTTAATTGCCCTTATGGTAATTGTAGTTGATCAGATTACCGGCAGGCTGAGAAGGGAGCTGTTAAAATGA
- a CDS encoding response regulator transcription factor, with amino-acid sequence MADTNILVVDDENEIAELVEIYLVSDGYKVFKANNAQEGFSILNKEKVHLVLLDIMMPGMDGMDMCRKIRETNNIPIIMLSAKSTDLDKIMGLGIGADDYVAKPFNPLELTARVKSQLRRYTQLNPNSSARENEKNEIIIKGLVINKDNHKVIVYDEEIKLTPIEFDILYLLASNPGKVFSTDEIFERVWNEKVYEANNTVMVHIRRLRGKMKEDTRQNKIITTVWGVGYKIEK; translated from the coding sequence ATGGCAGACACTAATATTCTGGTAGTTGATGATGAGAATGAGATTGCAGAGCTGGTGGAAATTTATTTAGTCAGCGACGGGTATAAAGTTTTTAAGGCAAATAATGCCCAGGAGGGCTTTAGTATATTGAATAAAGAGAAGGTTCATCTGGTACTTTTGGACATTATGATGCCGGGAATGGACGGAATGGATATGTGCCGGAAGATTAGGGAGACAAATAATATTCCTATTATTATGCTAAGCGCAAAGTCCACAGATTTAGATAAGATTATGGGCTTAGGCATCGGGGCTGACGACTATGTGGCAAAGCCGTTTAATCCTTTAGAGCTGACTGCCAGAGTAAAATCACAGCTGCGTCGCTACACTCAGTTAAACCCTAACAGCAGCGCCAGGGAAAATGAAAAAAATGAAATTATTATTAAAGGTTTAGTGATCAATAAAGATAATCATAAGGTTATAGTGTATGATGAGGAAATTAAACTGACTCCTATTGAGTTTGATATTCTTTACCTTTTGGCTTCCAACCCGGGAAAGGTGTTCAGCACAGATGAAATATTTGAGCGTGTGTGGAACGAAAAAGTTTATGAAGCCAATAATACGGTTATGGTACATATCAGACGTCTTAGAGGCAAGATGAAGGAGGATACCAGACAAAATAAAATTATTACAACAGTCTGGGGGGTAGGATACAAAATTGAAAAGTAA
- a CDS encoding phosphate/phosphite/phosphonate ABC transporter substrate-binding protein: MKYKKIMGTAFAALMMTALLAGCSEKEKAVNTDGPGGQDGVFTIAYAPNESTAESADARGGLAKDLSQFLGCDVEEIQASDYNAIIEALRTGKADMAYMGSQALALGVERANLEPIVMKAPEGDKEQAIYHSVLITSSSNNEINSIEDIKGKTMAFVDPDSTSGNLVPTAEIIQAFPDDKLNSDNLHTNGDFFEAVSYSGSHQAGLQAVIKGDVDIVPISDQILASEIAHGNAGEGDVKIIHQSGAIPAEGMVVGEHVSQETRDKLVQFLTAYDNEAYFTDVIKVAGARFVQCDMSDYEEIIQLNKIINEF; this comes from the coding sequence ATGAAATATAAGAAGATAATGGGAACTGCTTTTGCTGCATTAATGATGACAGCGCTCCTTGCCGGATGCAGTGAAAAGGAGAAGGCTGTTAACACAGATGGACCTGGCGGTCAGGACGGAGTATTTACCATAGCCTATGCTCCCAATGAATCTACTGCTGAAAGCGCAGATGCCCGGGGCGGCCTTGCAAAAGATTTAAGCCAGTTTTTAGGATGTGATGTAGAGGAAATTCAGGCCAGCGACTATAACGCTATAATTGAGGCCCTGCGCACTGGAAAAGCAGATATGGCATATATGGGCTCTCAGGCTTTGGCTTTAGGGGTAGAACGGGCTAATTTAGAGCCAATTGTTATGAAAGCGCCGGAGGGGGACAAGGAACAGGCAATTTATCATTCTGTGCTGATTACAAGCAGCAGTAATAACGAGATAAATTCTATTGAAGATATTAAAGGAAAAACAATGGCATTTGTAGACCCTGATTCTACTTCCGGAAATCTGGTGCCTACGGCGGAGATTATTCAGGCCTTTCCTGATGATAAACTGAATTCAGACAACTTACATACAAACGGAGATTTCTTTGAGGCTGTCAGCTACTCCGGCTCCCATCAGGCAGGGCTGCAGGCGGTTATTAAAGGAGATGTAGATATAGTTCCTATTTCTGATCAGATTCTGGCCTCAGAAATAGCTCACGGCAATGCAGGCGAAGGCGATGTAAAGATTATCCACCAGTCTGGAGCTATACCGGCAGAAGGTATGGTGGTAGGCGAACATGTAAGCCAGGAAACACGTGACAAGCTGGTTCAGTTTCTTACAGCCTATGATAATGAGGCCTACTTTACTGATGTTATTAAAGTGGCAGGGGCCCGTTTTGTTCAGTGCGATATGAGCGATTATGAGGAAATTATTCAGTTAAACAAGATTATTAATGAATTCTAA
- a CDS encoding VOC family protein codes for MKPEFTMQHIGINGKDRQEAVEIVTLFSSIFDLELRTEKKGSPFAGACIEAMAGNGPGTHGHIAFYPPDMEAAIKYLEDKGVPVNHGSAKRNEDGSIYVIYLQNEIAGFAIQLINK; via the coding sequence ATGAAACCAGAATTTACTATGCAGCATATTGGAATTAATGGAAAGGACAGACAGGAAGCAGTAGAAATCGTCACGCTATTTTCCAGTATTTTTGATTTAGAATTAAGAACAGAAAAGAAAGGCTCTCCATTTGCCGGCGCCTGTATTGAGGCCATGGCAGGCAACGGCCCCGGAACCCATGGGCACATTGCGTTTTATCCCCCTGATATGGAAGCGGCTATTAAATATTTGGAGGATAAGGGGGTTCCAGTAAACCATGGGTCTGCCAAGAGAAATGAGGACGGTTCCATTTATGTTATTTATCTTCAAAATGAAATCGCCGGATTTGCAATTCAGTTAATTAATAAGTAA
- a CDS encoding DeoR/GlpR family DNA-binding transcription regulator, whose product MRLYAERAELIMQQLKLQSTVKVGELSQLLHVSVDTVRRDLKAMEQQGLIKYIHGGACLPESMASFLNFTGREIVNSGLKREACEKALTFIKEGDVIALNSGTTNTILSQELAALEKKITVVTNNYAAINVLMQSSHIRLIAVGGEIDSLERSTYGTTCEQAFSQYYPDIAFLSINAVNYNDGFTDFRFNEIGIIQLLAKTAKQVIAVMDSSKLGKCSKRKVLSNTQVDTVVTDNNISQDVQKKYKKHGIIII is encoded by the coding sequence ATGAGGTTATATGCAGAACGTGCAGAATTGATTATGCAGCAGTTAAAGCTGCAGTCCACGGTTAAGGTTGGTGAATTAAGTCAGCTGCTCCATGTGTCAGTAGATACAGTCCGGCGGGATTTAAAGGCTATGGAGCAGCAGGGATTAATAAAATATATACACGGCGGCGCCTGCCTGCCAGAGTCAATGGCCTCTTTCTTGAATTTTACAGGACGTGAGATTGTAAACAGCGGTTTAAAACGGGAGGCGTGTGAAAAAGCCTTAACCTTTATTAAGGAAGGAGACGTTATAGCCCTGAATTCAGGCACCACCAACACAATACTGTCTCAGGAGCTGGCTGCATTGGAGAAAAAAATAACGGTTGTGACTAATAATTATGCAGCAATTAATGTTTTGATGCAAAGCAGCCATATACGTCTGATTGCTGTAGGAGGAGAGATTGATTCCTTAGAGCGGTCTACCTACGGAACAACGTGTGAGCAGGCATTTAGTCAGTATTATCCTGACATTGCTTTCCTGTCTATAAACGCTGTAAATTATAATGATGGGTTTACTGATTTTCGTTTTAATGAAATCGGAATTATCCAATTACTTGCAAAAACAGCGAAGCAGGTAATTGCTGTTATGGATTCCAGCAAGCTGGGAAAGTGTTCAAAAAGGAAAGTACTTTCCAATACTCAAGTAGATACAGTGGTAACGGACAACAATATTTCTCAGGATGTACAGAAAAAATATAAAAAACATGGAATTATAATTATATAA
- the phnC gene encoding phosphonate ABC transporter ATP-binding protein translates to MKPILKFNGVSKYYPNGVHALKEVSLEVMEGEFISVIGPSGSGKSTLLRAVNRLIPITSGTVWLDGHTVSDQHGRKLREQRRKVGMIFQNYNLVYSLSVLQNVLHGRLGYMNGLKGVLGMYSEAEKREALNLLKELGLESFCYNRASDLSGGQKQRVGIARAIMQNPKLLLCDEPIASLDPSSAKTIMELLHNMTQKRNIACIVNLHQLDVALKYSTRIIGLSKGEIVFDGPPHQLNDEMIERIYGTAKGNLMIGGEGGDKTDTADCA, encoded by the coding sequence ATGAAGCCTATTTTAAAATTTAATGGAGTATCTAAATATTATCCAAACGGGGTACATGCGTTAAAAGAGGTTTCCCTGGAAGTAATGGAAGGTGAATTTATCTCTGTTATTGGTCCGTCAGGCTCAGGAAAATCTACACTTCTGCGTGCTGTTAACCGACTGATTCCCATTACCAGCGGCACAGTATGGCTGGACGGCCATACTGTATCTGATCAGCACGGCAGAAAGCTGCGGGAGCAGCGGCGCAAGGTGGGCATGATTTTTCAGAACTATAATTTAGTATACAGCTTATCTGTGCTGCAGAATGTGCTTCACGGAAGACTGGGATATATGAACGGATTAAAAGGCGTGCTTGGAATGTACAGCGAAGCGGAAAAAAGAGAAGCATTAAATTTGCTGAAGGAGCTGGGGCTGGAATCGTTTTGCTACAACAGAGCTTCTGATTTATCTGGAGGACAAAAACAGAGGGTGGGAATTGCCCGCGCAATTATGCAGAATCCTAAATTGCTTTTGTGCGATGAGCCTATTGCCTCATTAGATCCATCCAGCGCAAAAACAATTATGGAGCTGCTTCATAATATGACGCAAAAAAGAAATATTGCCTGTATTGTTAATCTGCATCAGCTGGATGTGGCCTTAAAATATTCCACCCGTATTATTGGATTGTCAAAAGGAGAAATTGTTTTTGACGGCCCTCCCCATCAGTTAAATGATGAGATGATAGAAAGAATATATGGAACTGCCAAGGGAAATTTAATGATTGGAGGAGAAGGTGGTGACAAGACGGATACCGCTGATTGCGCATGA
- a CDS encoding phosphonoacetaldehyde reductase produces MNNYYNPVRTVQGPGCLKCLPQILQDMKLTHGRVLILGWDTKVFEYDVFSQLHSSNQSFHIQKAVFQESNPTVKHLFKIYKETKDFFPEAVVAIGGGSIMDVGKSLCCLYGKEISSEQALREFIQNKEIGSPKTKWVGIPTTSGTGSEVTCWATIWDPEKEAKRSIENPENYAYAALVDPEMTEGMPLKLAVSSALDAVAHGVESYWAKGTNAVSKALALWAVNRIMSNMEALLSGKAEGRDAMAQGSMMAGLAFSNTKTTACHSISYPLTMHYKIPHGAAVSMLLAPVFQMNASGTDGMPELLKALGVKDGEDLKERISSFLIRSGQPASLKGWGVKEEELPGLAELGMTKGRADNNPVEITAETINIILKSIY; encoded by the coding sequence ATGAATAATTATTATAATCCGGTGCGTACAGTTCAGGGGCCGGGATGCTTAAAATGTCTGCCTCAGATTTTACAGGATATGAAGCTTACACACGGCAGGGTGCTTATTTTAGGATGGGATACTAAAGTGTTTGAATATGATGTTTTTTCCCAGCTTCACAGTTCCAATCAGTCTTTTCATATACAAAAGGCAGTTTTTCAGGAATCAAATCCTACGGTGAAGCATCTTTTTAAAATTTATAAAGAGACAAAAGACTTTTTTCCGGAAGCAGTAGTTGCCATAGGAGGAGGCAGCATTATGGATGTAGGAAAATCCCTGTGCTGTCTGTATGGAAAAGAAATTAGCAGTGAACAGGCTTTAAGAGAATTCATACAAAACAAGGAAATTGGATCTCCAAAAACAAAATGGGTTGGGATTCCCACTACATCTGGCACAGGAAGCGAGGTTACTTGCTGGGCTACTATCTGGGACCCGGAAAAAGAGGCAAAGCGGTCCATAGAAAATCCTGAAAACTACGCATACGCAGCCTTAGTTGATCCTGAAATGACAGAAGGGATGCCCCTAAAGCTGGCTGTATCCTCAGCTTTAGATGCAGTGGCTCATGGAGTAGAAAGCTATTGGGCCAAAGGAACTAACGCTGTTTCAAAAGCCTTGGCACTTTGGGCAGTAAATAGGATTATGAGCAATATGGAGGCCCTGCTTTCCGGGAAAGCAGAAGGCCGCGACGCCATGGCTCAGGGCAGTATGATGGCAGGGCTGGCATTCAGCAATACAAAAACAACAGCCTGCCATTCCATTTCCTATCCTTTGACTATGCACTACAAAATTCCTCATGGCGCCGCTGTAAGTATGCTGCTGGCTCCTGTGTTTCAGATGAATGCTTCCGGCACAGACGGAATGCCTGAATTGTTAAAGGCTTTAGGAGTAAAAGATGGGGAGGATTTGAAAGAACGCATAAGCAGTTTTCTGATTCGTTCCGGACAGCCGGCTTCCCTGAAAGGCTGGGGCGTTAAGGAGGAGGAGCTTCCAGGACTTGCAGAATTAGGAATGACTAAAGGGCGTGCAGACAATAACCCGGTGGAGATTACGGCTGAGACAATTAATATCATCTTGAAATCTATTTATTAA